The Armatimonadota bacterium DNA segment GGGACCTGCCTTTCCAGGGCGCAACTCGCGGGCGGGAGGAACTCGGGCTCTGGCTGCCAAAACCCTCCCCCGCGAAGTTCCTGAATCCTTGACTTGGAGGGGACGGATATGTATACTTGCCGTTGCTGGTTGGGAGGAGTCCCTTCTTTGGCGAAGCGCCATTAGCCAGGCGTTTCGTGTCGGAAGAACGACCTTGGTCGCTTTTCCTCGGCGTGTCGCCCGACTAAACGAGGTGCCACCAATTGATACCGCTACTGTGCGCGCTGTGCGCGTCCCTTTGCGTCGGCGCCGCCACGCTGGCCAGAGCGATCAGGCATCGACCGGGTCTCGTTCGAGTGACGGATTCGGCGAAGGACTCGTTGCCGTTCCTGTACAGGTGGGCGAGAGACTCCTTGAGACGCGATTGAGACGCGAGGGTCAGTTACTGACTCTCGCGTTTTTTGTTAGCCATGGAGGCATCGGTGGACGCCGCCCTCGAACAGATTGACCTGATACGCGAGCGAATGGGCGTCGGGTACGCAGAGGCCAGGGATGCGTTGGAGGCCGCGGGGGGAGACGTTGTAGGGGCACTCGCGGCGATCGACCAATGCCAGAGAGAACAGGACAGCGCGCGGGGATTGCAGTATGCAATCGCCCGGATGATGGAGGAGGTGAAGAAAGCTCTTCTGGATGATGGGGTCATCGAGCGTATTGACGTGAAGCTCGGTGACGAAACGGTGAAGGCGGTTCCGGTTGCTCTTGCGGGCGCGGGAGCAGCACTGCTGGTGATCATAAGTGTACTGCTCGCGTACCTGAGACTTGAGATCATTATGGGCACGCGTCCAGACACTGCTGAACCCGAGACATGACCGAAACAGGCCAAGCTTGAGGTGCAACATGGTAAATGCCGTTGAGTTTTTTCGCGCGGCCGCCTTGCGAAATCGCTATTGCGACCTCACCCCGCTTTCAGATGAAGAACTGGTGAGACGTGCACAGTTGGAGGGCGACAAGGAAGCGTGCGAGTACCTACTCTTCAAGTACAGGAACCTCGTTCGGGCCAAGGTGAAGTCCTACTTCCTGGTGGGGGCCGAGAGAGATGATCTGCTTCAGATCGGTCTCATCGGGCTGTGGGAAGCGATCACCGACTTCAAGGCGGACCGGCACACCTCATTCGCATGCTTCGCGAAGGTCTGCATACAGCGCCAGATGATCTCGGCCATCAAGGCCGCGACACGGCAGAAGCAGGCCCCGCTCAATTCCTCGATCTCGCTTGAAGCATCTCCCGGGGATCAGGACGACGACAGGGCCTTGTCAGAGATGCTCACGACGAAGCCTGAGGGCAGCCCGGAAAACGTGGTGCTGGGTCTTGAGGGCGAGAGGCTCCTGCAGCAGACGCTGCGGGATGAGCTGTCTCCCTTCGAGTGGGAGGTCCTCACGGAGTACCGAACGGGGAAATCGTACAAGGAAATGGCTGTGGAACTGGGCTGCAAAATCAAATCCATTGACAATGCACTGTCCCGGATTCGCCGCAAGCTCCCGCAGGTAGCCCCTGAACACGCGGAGCGGCTGGAGATCATGGGATAGACTACAATAGAAAATGGCGGAAATGGAAACGGCGGCCAGAGACGGCCGCCGTTTCGCTTGCGGCTGATGCGGTCTACTGCTGGGCGTTGTCGACCTTGTCGAGGAGTGCCGGGTCTGCCGCGGGCTGCTCGGCGTTGCGCCCCTTGCGGATGCGCTCCTGCATCGCCTTCAACCTCTCCGGGTCGAGTTTGGGGCGGTCACCGGTCAGGCTGACCTTGGCGATCTCCTGCAGCCCGTCCACCGTAAACTGGTACAGCGTGCCACCGTAGACCACGAAGACGAAGCCCTCGGCAACAGCGATGGCGGGGGGCGTCTCGCGCTGCATCATTGCCTGCATGTACCGCATGCGGGGGTCCTGGGGGCCGCCCATGGGGCCGCCGGGCATGGGGCCGCCGGGCATGGGGCCG contains these protein-coding regions:
- the sigH gene encoding RNA polymerase sporulation sigma factor SigH codes for the protein MVNAVEFFRAAALRNRYCDLTPLSDEELVRRAQLEGDKEACEYLLFKYRNLVRAKVKSYFLVGAERDDLLQIGLIGLWEAITDFKADRHTSFACFAKVCIQRQMISAIKAATRQKQAPLNSSISLEASPGDQDDDRALSEMLTTKPEGSPENVVLGLEGERLLQQTLRDELSPFEWEVLTEYRTGKSYKEMAVELGCKIKSIDNALSRIRRKLPQVAPEHAERLEIMG